One Avibacterium avium genomic window carries:
- the rraA gene encoding ribonuclease E activity regulator RraA encodes MCIDTSTLCDVYLDQVDVVEPIFSNFGGLTSFYGKVTTVKCFESNGLIAEILEENGEGRVLLVDGGGAVRQALIDADLAQLALDNGWEGIIVYGAVRQIQQLENLDIGIQALAPIPVGASDDTQGEVDVPVNFGGVTFYPEDYVYADLTGIILSQEPLELEDVEEE; translated from the coding sequence CACATTGTGCGATGTTTATTTAGATCAAGTTGATGTTGTTGAACCGATTTTTTCTAATTTTGGTGGATTAACCTCATTTTACGGCAAGGTTACCACAGTAAAATGCTTTGAAAGCAATGGCTTAATTGCCGAGATTTTAGAAGAAAACGGTGAAGGTCGCGTATTATTAGTTGATGGTGGTGGTGCAGTACGCCAAGCCTTGATTGATGCGGATCTTGCTCAGCTTGCCTTAGATAATGGCTGGGAAGGAATTATTGTTTACGGTGCAGTTCGCCAAATTCAACAATTAGAAAATTTAGATATTGGTATTCAAGCTCTTGCGCCAATTCCAGTGGGCGCAAGTGATGATACGCAAGGGGAAGTCGATGTGCCAGTGAATTTTGGTGGCGTTACTTTCTACCCAGAAGACTATGTGTATGCAGATTTAACTGGCATTATTCTTTCGCAAGAGCCGTTAGAGCTAGAAGATGTCGAAGAAGAATAA